Proteins from a single region of Acidianus ambivalens:
- a CDS encoding ribbon-helix-helix domain-containing protein, with protein sequence MEQVKKVGDGVYEVEMNETLTISFKLEEELLKQVDEAVKSLGYANRSELIRDAILEYISYLEGKKNGNS encoded by the coding sequence ATGGAACAAGTTAAAAAAGTTGGCGATGGTGTGTACGAAGTAGAAATGAATGAAACGTTAACAATATCGTTTAAATTGGAGGAAGAACTTTTAAAACAAGTAGATGAGGCAGTAAAAAGTTTAGGTTACGCAAATAGGAGTGAACTAATAAGGGACGCAATACTAGAATATATTTCTTATTTGGAAGGTAAAAAGAATGGAAATTCTTGA